The following proteins are co-located in the Aquarana catesbeiana isolate 2022-GZ linkage group LG02, ASM4218655v1, whole genome shotgun sequence genome:
- the GPR82 gene encoding probable G-protein coupled receptor 82: protein MCNDTNITFSAMSTTGLPVLYGLMFLPSATGNLISLWIFSRLGRRSSTHIYLINLAISNMVVTTGMPFQIYFYAYALYMPYKSIECSIVLQTTNILTHCSMCVSITIFCWIAISRYATLVRYKERAQDISSSTYEKIIFGQILKAFRNPKIAGYLCVCVWIAFLFPTFTLFLFKNNSELDNCCSFEAEFGQEKSQISSVTQSTCFFFFFFIVLLFYGFFIKHIKKLQTNSCIDEKHLVHQRVKKNIAVIMVLLLVTFAPYHLIKFFLVGQYYSWECQELRVLTEIKNCCLCLAEFRSCTDPIVYFCLDESFQKTIQRFLQRNATGQKEDSNMNRLTNTQTPTVTGRVMATTANESCG, encoded by the coding sequence ATGTGCAATGATACAAATATAACTTTCAGTGCAATGTCCACCACCGGTCTCCCTGTACTTTATGGTCTGATGTTTTTACCAAGTGCTACTGGAAACCTCATCTCCCTCTGGATTTTTAGCAGACTAGGACGCAGATCATCAACACATATATATCTTATAAACCTTGCCATTTCAAACATGGTTGTGActactggcatgcccttccaaATTTATTTTTATGCATATGCACTGTACATGCCATACAAGTCTATAGAATGTTCCATTGTACTGCAAACCACAAACATTCTGACACACTGCAGCATGTGTGTTAGCATCACCATTTTCTGCTGGATCGCCATCAGCCGATACGCTACTCTTGTACGATACAAAGAACGAGCACAGGACATTTCTTCATCCACATATGAAAAAATCATCTTCGGCCAAATACTAAAAGCTTTTCGGAACCCTAAAATCGCTGGCTATCTGTGTGTCTGCGTGTGGATCGCTTTTTTGTTCCCAACGTTTACATTGTTCTTATTCAAAAATAATTCTGAACTAGACAACTGCTGCTCCTTTGAAGCTGAATTTGGTCAAGAAAAGTCGCAGATCTCTTCAGTTACACAGTCGacatgtttcttcttttttttcttcattgtgtTACTGTTTTATGGGTTCTTTATCAAGCATATAAAAAAGCTACAAACCAACAGCTGTATAGATGAAAAACATTTAGTTCaccaaagagtaaaaaaaaatattgctgtgaTAATGGTTTTACTTCTGGTCACTTTTGCTCCTTACCATCTGATAAAATTTTTCCTTGTGGGACAATACTACTCATGGGAATGCCAAGAGCTGAGAGTACTGACAGAAATTAAAAACTGCTGCCTTTGCCTAGCCGAGTTCAGAAGTTGTACTGACCCCATCGTTTATTTTTGCTTAGATGAGTCTTTTCAGAAGACTATCCAACGTTTCCTTCAAAGAAATGCCACAGGTCAAAAGGAGGATTCAAATATGAACAGACTTACGAATACTCAAACCCCAACTGTGACTGGGAGAGTTATGGCCACCACAGCTAATGAAAGCTGTGGCTGA